The Metallosphaera hakonensis JCM 8857 = DSM 7519 genome includes the window CCCACAGGACTAGTTAAGACTGCGGATCCTCCATGATCGCGATATATTAATACCACAGCACCTACTATTATTACAACAGCTAATACAATTAGAACAATGCTAATTTTATTCATTAGATTAAGGTCATGCGCAACATAAAAAACTCTTCCATAACTCAGAGACCTAGCTCCTGCATAACGTCGCACGGTGTTCTGACTATTATTGCACCTCTCTTTGCCAGATCCTCGAGATCCAGATTCAGCTCACCCTTGATGATGAAGATTTTGCCTAGTCCTGCACTCTTAAATGCTTGAAAATCATTCTGGGTATCGCCCACACCTACGCTCATGTATTTTTCACCCTTCAATATATTTAAGGCAAGAAGTACTGGGTAAGGATCAGGCTTTCCTCGCTCCACATCGTCCCCTGCAATTAGGAGATCAGGTGTTATTCCAGTTACTTCGAGGCTCCTTTTAGCTGATCTCCTTAACGAAGAGGTCACTACGGCGATGGAATAGCCCTTGGACTTCGCAGCCTCTACCATTTCCTTTGCGCAAGGAAGAGGCCTAGCTTTCTTTGGCACCAATTCGTCATATATCCTGTTCTTAAGTTCAAAGAGCTCGAGGTATCTATCCTTCGCTAAGATCTTCGCAATGTCCATTGTTCTTCTCCCCATTAACAGATCCAAATCAACCTCCACTGGTATGCCCAGCTCCTTCAATGCTATCTCCCACGCCTCCTTATGGACGTTAGCAGTCGTTGCAAGCGTTCCATCTAAGTCAAGTATCATGACTTTCATTTTATGACCACGGCCTCAACAATATTTAACCATTTTATCTTATAACCCAATTTCTCCAGTACCTCAGTCATGAAATCTCCCTTTTCCTTAATTATTTCATGCAGTTTTTTTCCTGAAAAATCCTGTTTCGAAAGTTCGTCCAGGAACTCTCTCTTTATGTAATAATTCTTTAAAAGAACGTAACCAGGGAACTCCTTGAGGTTCTTCCTAAGCAAAGTTTCTGACACCCCATATTTATTGGCAAGATCCTTGATTGAAATAATGTCCTCCCCGTCAAGCTCATAATCTACAGGTTTGTGCGGAGATGTCTCCTCGATCTCCTTGAGTGCCTTATATACCTTAACTGGGTCAATCTTCCTCCTATACTTTATAACCGGTAGGTCCTCAATCTTTCCCGTTCCTAGCTCCTCGCTCACTATTGGTATAACAACCGAGGATGTACCCCTAAGTTTCTTTATCTTTTCCCTGAGGTATTCCTCAGTCCAGAACCCTACTATCTCTATGTAAACCTTTAGGTCGTCCTTTACTGCTACGAAGTCTGGTAGAAATATCCTTCCATTGACCACCAAGGGGCCAGGTTCCCTCTCTAATTTCCAGTCCTTGACTGCGCTTCGAAAATTCCAGAAAAAGTCTTCTTCAGTTGAGCTATCGAAAACTCTTTTATCCTCCTCTCCACGAGCTATTGGCTCTAGGTTCTCGACCTTCATTCGGTATAACCTTCTTTTCTTTTTGCCAAGAATTATCTCAGCTTCAACAGTCCAGTTGGATTGGCTAACTACTAGGGGAATCAGAAGGGCTAGGTCTCTCCCATACTTTTCGGATGGTTTGACCAGTGTGTAAGGTCCCATGACCTCTATTCTAATGGGGTTTGGATAGGCAGTATACATTAGACCCAGCCTCTTCACGTTCCTAAGCAGTTGTTTCCAATTACCCTCTGTAATTATGGTAACTTTGTATGATTTGAAAAGAATGGTCTGGAGTAAGGATAGATTATACTCTCCGATCACCTCTTCTGGGGAACCTAGCTTAACCTCAGATATCGTCTTGCTCTCATCCATGTCTCCGAACATGAACTTCTCCGCATCAACCCCAAGCCTCTCGCTAACTTCCTTTACTCTGGAGTCTCTCTCTTGCAGGGTCAAGGCTGGACCCTTGGAAAACAGTTCAGCCCTTATTCTCCTGGGGTCTACGGGCGATTCACCCGAGAGGACTAAATGTCTCAAGATGATCCTGTGTAATCCCCTAATCAATTTGGCTCCTTGAAGGGTCGTTCCGTAAACTCTCTCGAACAATTTCACCTCTTCTTCAACTTCGCCTAACGTAATCCCTTCCCTATATAGAGAAATCATCTCCCTAACAAGGTCAAGCTCTCTCTCCCCAGCGAACTGCGGATAGACCCAGTCATCCCGAATCTTGAACCTAGCCAGTTCACTTGGTAGCATTGGATCTCCTCCTGCTTAGGTTATGG containing:
- a CDS encoding DUF790 family protein, with protein sequence MLPSELARFKIRDDWVYPQFAGERELDLVREMISLYREGITLGEVEEEVKLFERVYGTTLQGAKLIRGLHRIILRHLVLSGESPVDPRRIRAELFSKGPALTLQERDSRVKEVSERLGVDAEKFMFGDMDESKTISEVKLGSPEEVIGEYNLSLLQTILFKSYKVTIITEGNWKQLLRNVKRLGLMYTAYPNPIRIEVMGPYTLVKPSEKYGRDLALLIPLVVSQSNWTVEAEIILGKKKRRLYRMKVENLEPIARGEEDKRVFDSSTEEDFFWNFRSAVKDWKLEREPGPLVVNGRIFLPDFVAVKDDLKVYIEIVGFWTEEYLREKIKKLRGTSSVVIPIVSEELGTGKIEDLPVIKYRRKIDPVKVYKALKEIEETSPHKPVDYELDGEDIISIKDLANKYGVSETLLRKNLKEFPGYVLLKNYYIKREFLDELSKQDFSGKKLHEIIKEKGDFMTEVLEKLGYKIKWLNIVEAVVIK
- a CDS encoding HAD family hydrolase, which encodes MKVMILDLDGTLATTANVHKEAWEIALKELGIPVEVDLDLLMGRRTMDIAKILAKDRYLELFELKNRIYDELVPKKARPLPCAKEMVEAAKSKGYSIAVVTSSLRRSAKRSLEVTGITPDLLIAGDDVERGKPDPYPVLLALNILKGEKYMSVGVGDTQNDFQAFKSAGLGKIFIIKGELNLDLEDLAKRGAIIVRTPCDVMQELGL